The sequence TATTTTGAATATTAATTGTATCACGTTGTGTGTTTATGATTGAAGGGAAACCATCACGACTATCTAGTTTATCTTCTGAACGACCTACTTTGATATTTAAATCCCAAGCATTAAGTGGTTTAATGTTTGCACCAATACCATAGACATTTTGTTTGATATTACCATGTACATTTGTTGTATCTGTAGCACCCCAATCAGAATAATCATAATCATTTTTAGCATCAACCATTAACGCATGTGCATCCAGTTTTAAGCGGTCGTTAAAGCGATAGCCTGTGCGTAGAAAAGCCGATTTATTTTTATAGCCATCTTTATCAAGGTCTTGTATTTGTTGAATATTTGTAGCGTTAAACCCATCGGTAAATTCAGTTGCGATATTTAGGGTAGCCCATGCTTGATCAGAAGTTGCACTTAATCCTAAATTACCTTGATAGCTTTGGTGAGAACCAATCGTAGTTGATCCAAATGCTTTGATACCATTTGAGTCATTATTCTTGCGTGTAAAAATTTGAATTACACCACCTACAGCTTCTGAACCATAGATACCTGAACGTGCACCATTTACAACTTCAATACGTTCAATTTGAGAAATTGGGAAATGTTCAAAAGCAGTTTCTCCTAAAGTTGCAGAACCAACTTTTTGACCATCTACCAACACTAACACATGGCGGTTACTAGTGCCTCGAATAGAGATAGATGATATTTTACCAGCACCGCCTGAATTTGAGATTGCAATACTTGGTACAGAAATTAATGCTTCTAATAAAGAAGTATATTGTTTTTGCTCAATTTCTTGACGATCAATTACAATAATACTGGCTAATACATTTTTAGAAGTAGTATCTATACGGTTAGCTGTTACTACAATTGGATCTAGAGCATTAACTTCTACAGTCTCTTGAGCAAAAACTGTATTAGAAAATAGGGCTGAAGCCATTGCAACTACTAAAGTCGCAGGTTTAAATAATTTAGACATCATCATCTTCCAAACAATCATTTTCTCGTAAATGAATGGATTAAGGTAAAGTAACATGGTTGTTTTCAGACTAAAAGATATGGGGTATCTTATCACTGTTGCGGGTACAGTGTCGGACTTTCACTGACTTGCCAGCCCATGTTACAAGGCGAAACATATTATAGGGACAAACAAATTCATAGACAATGAATATCTAAAACGCATCAATTTTTGGGATTTAACCTTGTAAAATGTTCAGCAATTAAAAATGGTAATAATTGCTGATTTGCACAGATTTGTTCATCATTTTTGCTACTTTGATAATCAGTACACTGCTTTAAAACTTCTGGAATATTCAAACCATAAATTGGACTCAGCGTGGTATCGGTTTTATCACCAAAATGATG comes from Moraxella sp. ZY210820 and encodes:
- a CDS encoding TonB-dependent receptor domain-containing protein; its protein translation is MSKLFKPATLVVAMASALFSNTVFAQETVEVNALDPIVVTANRIDTTSKNVLASIIVIDRQEIEQKQYTSLLEALISVPSIAISNSGGAGKISSISIRGTSNRHVLVLVDGQKVGSATLGETAFEHFPISQIERIEVVNGARSGIYGSEAVGGVIQIFTRKNNDSNGIKAFGSTTIGSHQSYQGNLGLSATSDQAWATLNIATEFTDGFNATNIQQIQDLDKDGYKNKSAFLRTGYRFNDRLKLDAHALMVDAKNDYDYSDWGATDTTNVHGNIKQNVYGIGANIKPLNAWDLNIKVGRSEDKLDSRDGFPSIINTQRDTINIQNTLTLPANQKVVIGADYQQDKISGTTNYAVKERDNKGYYAQYLAQFNGLNMQGAVRLDDNEQFGNKTTGNIALGYQFNDTIQAYASYATAYKAPTFNDLYWPGSENPTLVPEQSKNYELGFKGSLFNLDWQLNGFQNKIDNMIVWAPNRSGNWVPSNVDKAEIKGIELALGQKLDKLSWNASYTYQDPTNKTIGANTNNQLVLRAKQLAKFSADYDLTDKLSTGLSIYASDKRYINVSNTSYLSGFATADFRISYRILPEFLVQAKLANAFDKTYHTHYGNSTLYTQDGRTGWLTFRYDMK